From the Nonlabens marinus S1-08 genome, one window contains:
- a CDS encoding dihydroorotase — protein sequence MILIKNARIICASSEHHMKQMDILIRDGIIENIASSIENDNAQVIEQENLHVSIGWFDSSVSFGEPGFEERQTMKNGLQVAATSGFTHIMLNPNNQPNPQDASGINYLKSISSGSPVTVLPVGNFSLSQEGAHLAELYDMHQAGAVSFYDYKHSVENANLLKVGLQYVKPFKGIIQSFPQDAQIAGKGMINEDQAGTELGLKTIPTFAEELRVARDIELARYTGSHLHIPTVTTNAALLLIDKARESGVQITCSVAIHHFTTASDALLDYNTNFKVQPPLRDVEETKKVLDHVKNGLVDMITSDHIPLTIESKDVEFDQADYGSTGLESAFGMANEALGTEQSIELLTGGYAVFQKELPKLEKGSPANLTFFDPSESYVLSKQQLSSTSKNSLFIGRNLKGKVLGTYNNQKLQWNERNS from the coding sequence ATGATCCTAATCAAAAATGCCCGAATCATTTGTGCTTCTAGTGAGCACCACATGAAACAGATGGATATACTCATACGTGATGGGATCATTGAGAACATCGCGTCTAGTATTGAGAATGACAATGCACAGGTAATTGAACAAGAAAACTTACATGTTTCCATAGGATGGTTTGATAGCAGTGTGAGTTTCGGCGAACCTGGATTTGAGGAACGTCAGACCATGAAAAACGGATTACAAGTCGCGGCTACAAGTGGTTTCACGCACATCATGCTGAACCCTAATAACCAGCCTAACCCACAAGATGCCAGTGGAATCAATTATTTAAAATCGATAAGTTCTGGAAGTCCTGTAACAGTACTTCCAGTTGGAAACTTTTCCCTTTCACAAGAAGGCGCACATTTAGCGGAACTTTACGACATGCACCAAGCGGGAGCCGTTTCGTTCTATGATTACAAGCATTCCGTTGAGAATGCTAACTTATTAAAAGTAGGACTGCAATATGTAAAACCTTTTAAGGGTATCATTCAATCCTTCCCTCAAGATGCCCAAATCGCAGGCAAAGGAATGATTAATGAAGATCAAGCTGGTACAGAACTAGGTTTAAAAACCATCCCAACGTTTGCAGAAGAATTGCGAGTAGCTCGTGATATCGAACTCGCCAGGTATACCGGCTCTCATTTACATATTCCTACGGTTACTACTAACGCTGCGCTCCTATTGATTGATAAAGCAAGAGAGAGCGGTGTTCAAATCACCTGTAGTGTTGCTATTCACCATTTTACAACAGCGAGCGATGCGTTACTGGATTACAATACTAACTTCAAAGTTCAGCCGCCATTAAGAGATGTTGAGGAAACTAAAAAAGTTTTGGATCATGTAAAAAATGGACTGGTAGATATGATCACCAGCGACCATATTCCACTTACCATTGAATCTAAAGACGTAGAGTTTGATCAGGCTGATTATGGCAGTACAGGCTTGGAAAGTGCTTTTGGAATGGCAAATGAAGCTCTAGGTACAGAACAAAGCATAGAACTACTTACTGGCGGATATGCAGTTTTTCAAAAAGAGCTGCCTAAACTTGAGAAAGGATCACCTGCAAACCTGACCTTTTTTGATCCATCAGAATCGTATGTGTTGAGCAAACAACAACTATCGAGCACCTCTAAGAATAGTCTATTCATCGGTAGGAATTTGAAGGGAAAAGTCCTAGGCACGTATAACAACCAAAAACTACAGTGGAATGAGCGCAACTCCTAA
- the bcp gene encoding thioredoxin-dependent thiol peroxidase — translation MTTLKAGDKAPDFSIPNQDGKTVSLSDFKGKKLVLFFYPKASTPGCTVEACNLRDNVDRFRESGYEILGASADSQKRQSNFKEKYELPYDLLADEDHELLNAYGVWGPKKFMGKEYDGIHRTTFVIDEDGKIEEVITKVKTKEHSEQIL, via the coding sequence ATGACAACATTAAAAGCAGGAGATAAAGCTCCAGATTTTTCAATTCCTAATCAAGACGGTAAAACAGTTTCCCTTTCAGATTTCAAAGGTAAGAAGTTGGTTTTGTTTTTCTATCCTAAAGCCAGCACACCAGGATGTACTGTAGAAGCTTGTAATTTGAGAGATAATGTAGATCGCTTTCGCGAAAGCGGATACGAAATACTAGGTGCAAGTGCCGATAGCCAAAAACGTCAATCCAATTTTAAAGAAAAATATGAACTGCCCTACGATCTTCTAGCTGATGAGGATCATGAATTACTAAATGCCTATGGCGTTTGGGGACCTAAAAAGTTCATGGGTAAAGAATACGATGGAATCCACCGTACGACTTTTGTTATCGATGAAGATGGAAAAATAGAAGAAGTAATTACTAAAGTGAAGACTAAGGAACACAGCGAGCAGATTCTATAA
- a CDS encoding endonuclease III domain-containing protein, whose product MNKKEKVNFVMDTLEKLYPEIPVPLDHKDPYTLLIAVLMSAQSTDVRVNQITPLLFDRADNPYDMIRLTVEEIREIIKPVGLSPMKAKGIHGLSHILIDKHNGLVPQTYEELEELPAVGHKTAAVVLSQAFGIPAFPVDTHIHRLMYRWNLTNGKNVVQTERDAKRLFPKEKWNDLHLQIIWYGRQYSPARGWDLDQDIITKTIGRKTVLDEYNKKKKIRSKQ is encoded by the coding sequence ATGAATAAAAAGGAGAAAGTAAATTTTGTGATGGATACGCTAGAAAAGCTCTATCCAGAAATACCGGTACCACTGGATCACAAAGATCCTTATACACTCCTGATAGCTGTACTAATGAGTGCCCAAAGCACTGATGTACGAGTAAACCAAATCACTCCACTCCTATTTGACAGAGCTGACAACCCATATGACATGATCCGGTTAACTGTTGAAGAAATCAGAGAGATTATAAAACCGGTCGGACTTTCCCCTATGAAAGCTAAAGGTATTCATGGTTTGAGCCATATTTTAATTGACAAACACAATGGATTAGTTCCACAGACTTATGAAGAATTGGAGGAACTACCAGCTGTAGGACACAAGACAGCTGCGGTAGTGCTATCCCAAGCTTTTGGAATTCCTGCTTTTCCTGTAGATACGCACATCCATAGGTTAATGTATCGCTGGAATTTGACTAATGGAAAGAATGTGGTGCAAACTGAAAGGGATGCTAAAAGACTATTTCCTAAAGAAAAATGGAACGACCTTCACCTTCAAATTATCTGGTACGGTCGTCAATATAGCCCAGCAAGAGGTTGGGACTTAGATCAAGATATCATTACCAAAACTATAGGACGGAAAACCGTGCTGGACGAGTATAATAAAAAAAAGAAGATCCGATCTAAGCAATAG
- a CDS encoding MBL fold metallo-hydrolase, with the protein MKVKITILGTGTSQGIPVIGSDHPVCKSEDPRDKRLRVSCAIEVNDKRFIVDCGPDFRQQMLTNQIDRFDALLFTHEHADHTAGLDDLRPFFFRQGAIQCYMSSRVQRSLQERFHYMMATSNKYPGVADLDVHLFDDDNFVVEGITVIPVQADHGLLPVHGFRIENFAYMTDVKTIEEDQKEKLKGLDVLVVNALRYETHRTHLNVEEALELVRELAPKRTYFTHISHHLGFHADVEKTLPENVFLAYDNLQITTDS; encoded by the coding sequence ATGAAAGTAAAAATCACCATCTTAGGAACTGGAACTTCTCAGGGAATACCTGTCATAGGTAGCGACCATCCTGTTTGTAAAAGTGAGGATCCACGTGATAAGCGATTAAGAGTAAGTTGCGCTATAGAAGTGAACGATAAACGCTTTATAGTTGATTGTGGTCCAGACTTTAGGCAGCAAATGTTGACCAATCAAATCGATAGGTTTGATGCTCTCCTTTTTACCCACGAGCATGCAGATCATACGGCAGGACTCGATGATTTACGACCCTTCTTTTTTAGACAAGGCGCAATACAGTGTTATATGAGCAGCCGGGTTCAAAGATCTCTACAAGAACGTTTCCACTATATGATGGCGACGAGTAATAAATATCCTGGTGTTGCAGATCTGGATGTTCACCTTTTTGACGATGATAATTTTGTGGTGGAAGGAATTACAGTAATTCCCGTACAAGCCGACCATGGACTATTGCCCGTGCACGGATTCCGCATTGAGAATTTTGCTTATATGACTGATGTTAAAACTATTGAAGAAGACCAAAAAGAAAAGCTCAAGGGTCTGGATGTTTTAGTTGTCAATGCCTTAAGGTACGAGACGCACCGCACCCATTTAAATGTGGAAGAAGCCTTAGAACTTGTAAGGGAACTGGCGCCCAAACGTACTTACTTTACTCACATAAGTCATCACCTAGGTTTTCATGCAGACGTCGAAAAAACACTACCTGAAAATGTCTTTCTAGCATACGATAATTTACAAATTACTACTGATTCATGA
- a CDS encoding ABC transporter ATP-binding protein, whose translation MIQARNIHKSYADLEVLKGVDLSIKEAEIVSVVGTSGAGKTTLLHILGTLERPDKNPDTSLTINGTDVTKLSQRQLSHFRNQSLGFIFQFHQLLPEFTALENVCIPAFINKKSKAVAEKRAQELLEYLKLGDRIHHKPGELSGGEQQRVAVARALINDPQVIFADEPTGNLDSNTAADLHSLILDLRDSFKQTFVIVTHNQELATLADRTLTMSDGRFLEHE comes from the coding sequence ATGATTCAAGCGAGAAATATTCATAAAAGCTACGCAGACCTTGAAGTTTTAAAGGGAGTTGATCTGTCGATTAAAGAAGCTGAAATTGTAAGCGTGGTTGGAACTTCAGGTGCCGGTAAAACTACCTTACTTCATATTCTAGGAACTTTAGAGCGTCCAGATAAAAATCCAGATACCTCGCTCACCATAAATGGAACGGATGTCACAAAGCTATCGCAACGACAGCTTAGCCATTTTAGAAATCAATCCTTAGGATTCATTTTTCAATTTCACCAGTTATTGCCAGAATTTACAGCTTTAGAAAATGTGTGCATTCCTGCATTCATTAATAAAAAATCAAAAGCTGTGGCTGAAAAGCGCGCTCAAGAATTATTAGAATACTTAAAGTTAGGAGATCGCATTCATCACAAACCTGGAGAGTTAAGTGGTGGTGAACAACAACGTGTTGCGGTAGCAAGAGCGTTAATAAATGATCCACAAGTAATTTTTGCTGACGAGCCTACTGGAAACCTAGACAGCAATACCGCAGCAGATCTTCACTCATTGATTCTTGATTTGCGAGATTCCTTCAAGCAAACCTTTGTTATCGTTACACACAATCAAGAACTTGCCACACTTGCAGATCGCACGCTTACCATGAGTGATGGAAGATTTCTAGAGCATGAATAA
- a CDS encoding TIGR02757 family protein: MNKKELKEFLDHKVEVYNTPDFIPHDPIQIPHRYSDPKDIAISGFLVATIAWGNRKSIINNSNKLMDLMDDSPADFISNFQESDLAQFDDFVHRTFNGEDCKMFLRALQDIELKDDGLEHAFAKAYSTSTHLQEGISKFKQRFFEVDHLARTQKHVSDPMKNSSAKRINMFLRWMVRKDQNGVDFGIWDQIPMSALSLPLDVHTGNISRKLKLLKRKQNDAKAVLELDQALRKLDPIDPVKYDFALFGLGAFKEL, encoded by the coding sequence ATGAATAAAAAAGAACTCAAAGAATTTCTTGACCATAAGGTAGAAGTCTACAACACTCCAGACTTTATTCCACACGACCCCATTCAGATTCCGCACAGGTATTCTGATCCTAAAGACATAGCGATATCTGGATTTCTAGTGGCAACTATTGCGTGGGGAAACCGTAAATCCATCATCAATAATTCGAACAAGTTGATGGATCTGATGGACGATTCTCCTGCTGATTTTATCAGCAACTTTCAAGAATCCGATTTAGCTCAGTTTGACGACTTTGTACATCGCACCTTTAATGGTGAAGATTGCAAGATGTTTTTAAGAGCATTGCAGGATATTGAGTTAAAAGATGATGGATTAGAGCACGCTTTCGCGAAAGCGTACTCCACTTCTACCCACCTGCAAGAAGGTATTTCTAAATTTAAACAGCGGTTTTTTGAAGTGGACCACCTGGCAAGAACCCAAAAACACGTAAGCGACCCGATGAAGAACAGCAGCGCAAAACGAATCAATATGTTCCTGCGCTGGATGGTACGCAAGGATCAAAACGGAGTTGATTTTGGGATATGGGACCAAATACCCATGAGTGCCCTTTCCTTACCGCTGGACGTTCATACTGGTAATATTTCTAGAAAATTGAAGTTGCTCAAACGCAAACAGAACGATGCTAAAGCGGTGCTAGAGTTAGATCAAGCACTGCGCAAATTAGATCCAATTGATCCAGTTAAATACGATTTTGCACTGTTCGGGTTAGGAGCTTTTAAGGAATTATAA
- a CDS encoding RNA polymerase sigma factor: MNDINANDAVLVKEYMQGRESALEVLVNRHKQRIHGFIFSKVLDRDITEDIFQDTFIKVIRTLKRGKYNEEGKFLPWVMRIAHNLVIDHFRRNKRMPKFQSRNDFDIFDVISDGEDSIESEMISSQVHEDVRRLVEELPEDQKEVLLMRIYKEMSFKEIAESTDVSINTALGRMRYALINLRKVIDKHNIVLTK; the protein is encoded by the coding sequence ATGAATGATATAAACGCAAACGATGCGGTGCTTGTAAAAGAGTACATGCAAGGTAGAGAAAGTGCACTCGAGGTACTTGTCAATCGCCACAAACAAAGAATTCACGGTTTCATCTTTTCTAAAGTTCTAGATAGAGATATCACTGAAGATATTTTTCAAGATACTTTTATTAAAGTCATTCGTACGCTTAAACGCGGCAAGTACAATGAGGAAGGAAAGTTTCTTCCTTGGGTGATGCGTATTGCTCACAATCTTGTTATCGACCACTTCCGTCGTAATAAGCGCATGCCTAAATTCCAATCGCGTAATGACTTCGATATTTTTGATGTGATCAGCGATGGTGAGGACAGCATTGAATCAGAAATGATATCTAGCCAGGTGCACGAAGATGTAAGACGACTGGTAGAGGAGCTTCCTGAAGACCAAAAGGAGGTTTTATTGATGCGTATCTACAAAGAAATGTCTTTTAAAGAAATTGCAGAGTCTACTGATGTAAGTATCAATACTGCCCTAGGAAGAATGCGTTATGCGCTTATCAACTTGAGAAAAGTTATTGATAAGCATAATATCGTTTTGACAAAATAA
- a CDS encoding BatA domain-containing protein yields MLFKNPTVLYGLLFLLVPIIVHLFQLRKFRKVAFSNVAFLKPLLTQTRKSRTLKKWLTLFARLLAVACVVITFAQPFFPSITDSPADDSLIVYLDNSYSMQAKGIDGVLYQNAVNQLIEKLPSDLNLSVFTNDQVYKNVSRQEIANELLNATYAPTALSNEQILLKAQSLLGTQDQKATLLWISDFQRSGEQPFQGNGDQLKTELVKLEAVQNQNISIDSAYITVNDASERFVDVFITANYQIDAPVTVSLYNDNILLAKTTASLTNQNGSAQFKIPANTVLNSYLEIVDEGLKFDNQLFLSTNKREKIKVLHVNDSGNDFLKNIYTSDEFDYQNTTFSQLNYNSIKDQDVVVVNEVNTLPSNFAVELNKFMSAGKTLVVIPSLSGQGYSALNGAGNPQSLPVEKRIVSINFDHPLLRDVFSKRVTNFQYPKVENIAFAKASLNKILSFEDGSSFLWQDGNTFFFAAPLNEGNSNFQNSPLVVPIFYKLGLRNRESGNLYQQLGKNNQVTLPIKLEQDQIVELALGEQRLIPEQRAYDSYVELQTGTEVSQPGTYQVLLKNEPIASLSFNVTREENKNDFYNVEELGANTLSSVSEFVQQYKERAQASDLWKFFLTGALFFLICELMILKFIK; encoded by the coding sequence ATGCTTTTTAAAAACCCCACAGTACTTTACGGGCTTTTGTTTCTACTCGTTCCGATTATTGTTCACCTTTTCCAATTAAGAAAGTTTAGAAAAGTTGCTTTTAGCAACGTGGCATTTTTAAAGCCTCTCTTGACTCAAACTCGTAAAAGCAGAACTCTTAAAAAGTGGCTTACACTGTTTGCTCGACTACTTGCGGTTGCTTGTGTTGTTATTACTTTTGCGCAGCCGTTTTTTCCTTCAATTACGGATTCTCCTGCAGACGATTCCTTGATCGTTTACCTAGACAACTCCTACAGCATGCAAGCTAAAGGTATAGATGGCGTGTTGTATCAAAATGCAGTGAATCAACTGATAGAAAAACTACCTAGCGATCTCAACTTGAGCGTATTCACTAATGACCAGGTGTATAAAAATGTCTCCCGACAAGAGATTGCTAATGAGTTACTCAATGCAACCTACGCTCCTACCGCTTTATCTAATGAGCAGATTCTACTTAAAGCACAATCTCTTTTAGGAACTCAAGACCAGAAGGCAACGCTTCTCTGGATTTCAGATTTTCAGAGAAGTGGAGAACAGCCTTTTCAAGGAAATGGAGATCAATTAAAAACAGAATTGGTAAAATTAGAAGCTGTACAAAACCAAAATATCAGCATTGATAGCGCTTATATTACCGTGAACGATGCCTCTGAAAGGTTTGTTGACGTATTCATTACCGCTAATTATCAAATAGATGCGCCAGTAACAGTAAGCTTGTATAACGACAACATATTGCTTGCCAAAACCACTGCATCGCTAACAAACCAAAACGGGAGTGCCCAATTTAAGATTCCAGCAAATACAGTCCTCAACAGTTATCTCGAAATTGTAGATGAGGGACTCAAGTTCGATAACCAGCTGTTCCTGTCAACAAATAAACGGGAAAAAATTAAAGTGTTGCACGTTAATGACAGCGGCAATGACTTTTTGAAAAATATTTATACGAGCGATGAGTTTGATTATCAAAATACTACATTCTCTCAACTCAATTACAATAGCATTAAGGACCAGGATGTAGTTGTTGTCAATGAAGTGAATACCTTACCATCTAATTTTGCAGTAGAGCTTAATAAATTCATGTCGGCTGGAAAAACTTTGGTAGTGATCCCTTCACTCAGCGGTCAAGGCTACAGCGCGTTGAATGGCGCAGGGAATCCGCAATCCTTGCCTGTCGAGAAGCGCATCGTTAGCATCAATTTTGACCACCCTTTGCTACGAGATGTTTTCAGTAAGCGAGTTACCAACTTTCAATATCCTAAGGTGGAGAATATCGCTTTCGCGAAAGCGTCACTCAACAAAATTCTATCTTTTGAAGATGGATCATCCTTTTTGTGGCAAGATGGAAACACTTTCTTTTTTGCAGCACCATTGAATGAAGGGAATTCCAATTTTCAAAATTCGCCACTAGTAGTACCTATTTTTTACAAACTTGGTTTGAGAAATAGAGAGTCAGGAAACCTCTATCAACAATTAGGAAAAAACAATCAGGTCACCCTTCCTATAAAATTAGAACAAGATCAAATTGTAGAATTAGCACTAGGCGAACAACGGTTGATTCCAGAACAGCGCGCCTATGATTCCTATGTAGAATTGCAAACTGGTACAGAGGTTTCTCAACCTGGAACCTATCAAGTACTTCTAAAAAATGAGCCTATTGCCTCTTTATCCTTCAATGTAACAAGAGAGGAAAACAAGAATGATTTTTACAACGTGGAAGAATTAGGTGCCAACACTTTATCTAGCGTATCTGAATTTGTACAGCAATATAAGGAACGCGCGCAAGCTTCAGACTTATGGAAATTCTTTCTTACTGGTGCCTTATTTTTTCTAATTTGCGAACTGATGATTTTAAAATTTATCAAATGA
- a CDS encoding alpha/beta hydrolase, translated as MKTDLSLKYISRWAADKNAPLLLLIHGYGSNEEDLFSFAPQMSNDMHIVSLRAPYDMPPYGAAWYAIDYTADEGKFSDLNQARQSMNLIKKFIQELLAKHKLEPSSINALGFSQGAILSMGLALSNPSFFKNVVGMSGYLNTDLVENYDSLEVRFRESENPTNFFVSHGTMDQVIPFSWAIKTQPILEKLNADYVFKQYPIGHGVSPDNFHDMKAWLEARL; from the coding sequence ATGAAAACAGATTTAAGTCTCAAATACATCAGCCGTTGGGCTGCCGATAAAAACGCTCCTTTATTATTGCTCATCCATGGATACGGCAGCAATGAAGAAGATTTATTCTCCTTTGCACCACAAATGAGCAATGACATGCACATCGTTTCTTTACGAGCGCCGTACGATATGCCTCCTTATGGTGCAGCCTGGTACGCAATAGATTACACTGCAGATGAAGGAAAGTTTTCTGATTTAAATCAAGCGCGTCAAAGTATGAATCTCATTAAAAAGTTTATTCAAGAGCTGCTCGCGAAACACAAATTAGAGCCTTCCAGCATCAACGCTTTAGGTTTTTCTCAAGGAGCTATTTTATCCATGGGTTTAGCCTTGTCTAATCCGTCCTTTTTCAAAAACGTAGTTGGAATGTCGGGCTATTTAAATACAGATCTGGTGGAGAATTATGATTCTTTAGAAGTTCGCTTTCGCGAAAGCGAAAACCCCACCAATTTCTTTGTATCCCACGGTACTATGGATCAAGTGATCCCGTTTTCTTGGGCCATTAAAACCCAGCCTATTTTAGAAAAACTAAACGCTGATTATGTATTCAAACAATATCCTATAGGTCACGGCGTATCACCAGATAATTTTCACGATATGAAAGCGTGGCTAGAGGCACGGCTATAA
- the uvrA gene encoding excinuclease ABC subunit UvrA: MAEKIIFDNIDTLSPKRNILVKGAELHNLKKLNAVIPRNEMVVITGLSGSGKSSLAFDTLYAEGQRRYVESLSSYARQFLGRLNKPKVEYIKGIAPAIAIEQKVNSTNPRSTVGTTTEIYDYLKLLFARIGKTYSPVSGNEVKKDTVTDVINYIKEQEDGTKMLLTTRLIVKGKRDVPQQLAVLLQQGFTRIKVNGEVHRIDENDLSFTNKDKVFIVIDRIIKRDNKDFYNRLADAIDTAFFEGKGVAYVEYLDGSKSREFTNKFELDGMEFLEPNPNLFSFNNPYGACPKCEGYGDVIGIDEDLVIPNTALSVYESAVFPWRGDSMSYYKDQLIKNADKFDFPIHRPWFELTDKQKSLVWDGNKYFAGIHSFFEELEAKAYKIQNRVMLSRYRGKTKCSLCKGKRLRPEVNYIKVNGTTITDLVELPIKELRVFFQELTLDDTQKVIAKRLLKEIHSRLEFLSDVGLDYLTLNRKSNSLSGGESQRINLATSLGSSLVGSMYILDEPSIGLHPRDTKRLIKVLKNLRDLGNTVIIVEHDEEIMQAADRIIDIGPEAGTHGGEVVAAGTLAEILKSTSLTAQYLNGTMEIPLPRKRRKHKYHVDIKGARQNNLKNIDVSFPLGVLTMVTGVSGSGKSTLVKKILYPAMLKKLGGYGAKAGQYTDISGKFENVKTIEFIDQNPIGRSSRSNPVTYIKAYDDIRGLLASQKLSKIRNYQPKHFSFNVDGGRCETCKGDGEVTIEMQFMADVTLICETCNGKRFKKEILEVQFESKNIDDILNLTINDAMDFFESKGQDKIVRKIKPLQDVGLGYVTLGQSSSTLSGGEAQRIKLASFLVKGTTSDKTLFIFDEPTTGLHFHDINKLLDSFNALIEKGHSVIVIEHNMDLVKCADYVIDLGPEGGAEGGYLVAAGTPEEVALVEKSYTAPFIAEKLN, translated from the coding sequence ATGGCAGAAAAGATCATTTTCGACAACATTGATACCCTAAGTCCTAAAAGGAACATCTTAGTAAAGGGCGCTGAATTACATAATCTTAAGAAGCTGAATGCTGTCATTCCTAGAAATGAAATGGTAGTCATTACTGGATTATCTGGAAGTGGCAAATCCTCTCTAGCTTTTGACACTTTGTATGCAGAAGGTCAACGCAGGTATGTAGAAAGTCTTTCCTCCTATGCTCGGCAATTCCTAGGCCGATTGAACAAGCCAAAAGTAGAATACATCAAAGGTATCGCTCCGGCTATTGCTATAGAGCAAAAGGTAAACTCTACTAACCCACGTAGTACAGTGGGAACAACGACGGAGATTTATGATTATCTGAAATTACTGTTTGCTCGTATTGGCAAAACCTATTCCCCTGTATCAGGAAATGAAGTGAAAAAAGATACAGTAACTGACGTGATAAACTATATCAAGGAGCAGGAAGATGGGACTAAAATGCTTCTTACCACAAGACTGATTGTAAAAGGAAAACGCGACGTCCCACAACAGCTTGCGGTTTTGTTACAGCAGGGTTTCACTCGTATTAAAGTTAATGGTGAAGTTCACCGTATTGATGAGAATGACCTAAGTTTTACAAACAAGGACAAAGTCTTTATCGTGATTGACCGTATTATCAAACGAGACAATAAAGATTTTTATAACCGCCTGGCAGATGCGATAGACACCGCATTTTTTGAAGGTAAAGGTGTAGCTTATGTGGAATATTTAGACGGTAGCAAGTCAAGGGAATTTACCAACAAGTTTGAACTGGATGGTATGGAATTCTTGGAACCTAACCCTAACCTCTTCAGTTTTAATAATCCATATGGAGCCTGCCCTAAATGTGAGGGTTATGGTGATGTGATAGGGATTGATGAAGATCTGGTCATTCCTAACACGGCGCTATCCGTTTATGAAAGTGCTGTATTTCCTTGGCGAGGTGATAGCATGAGTTACTATAAAGATCAGCTGATCAAAAATGCCGATAAATTTGATTTTCCAATTCACCGACCTTGGTTTGAATTGACTGACAAACAAAAAAGCTTAGTCTGGGATGGAAACAAATACTTTGCAGGAATACATTCCTTTTTTGAAGAGCTTGAAGCAAAAGCATACAAAATTCAAAATCGGGTGATGTTATCCCGGTACCGCGGAAAAACTAAATGTTCGCTATGTAAAGGAAAGCGATTGCGACCTGAAGTAAACTATATCAAAGTCAATGGTACCACCATTACTGATCTTGTAGAATTGCCCATCAAGGAACTGCGTGTTTTCTTTCAGGAACTCACTCTGGACGACACGCAAAAGGTCATCGCAAAAAGACTACTTAAAGAAATACATAGTCGATTAGAATTTCTATCTGATGTAGGACTGGACTATTTGACGCTCAACCGTAAATCCAATTCCTTATCTGGTGGGGAGTCCCAGCGTATCAACCTCGCAACCTCATTAGGGAGTAGCTTAGTAGGAAGTATGTATATTTTGGATGAGCCTAGTATTGGCCTGCATCCACGGGATACCAAACGATTGATTAAGGTATTGAAAAACTTGCGAGACCTTGGGAACACAGTAATCATCGTAGAGCATGATGAAGAAATCATGCAAGCGGCAGATCGCATCATTGATATAGGCCCAGAAGCTGGAACTCACGGTGGCGAGGTGGTTGCTGCAGGAACTCTTGCAGAAATTTTGAAATCGACCAGTTTAACTGCTCAATATTTAAATGGGACGATGGAAATCCCGCTTCCGCGAAAGCGAAGAAAGCACAAGTATCACGTAGACATCAAAGGCGCAAGACAAAACAACCTTAAGAACATTGATGTTAGTTTTCCATTGGGAGTTTTGACCATGGTAACTGGCGTCTCGGGTAGCGGGAAATCTACTCTTGTGAAAAAAATATTGTATCCAGCCATGCTCAAAAAGCTAGGTGGCTATGGTGCAAAAGCTGGTCAGTACACTGATATCAGCGGTAAGTTTGAAAATGTAAAAACTATTGAATTTATAGATCAGAATCCTATAGGGCGCAGTTCTAGATCCAATCCTGTGACCTATATCAAGGCTTATGATGATATACGCGGCTTACTGGCTTCTCAAAAGCTCTCCAAAATAAGAAACTACCAACCGAAACACTTCTCCTTCAATGTTGACGGAGGTCGATGTGAAACTTGTAAAGGAGATGGCGAGGTAACTATCGAGATGCAATTCATGGCAGATGTTACCTTGATTTGTGAAACCTGTAACGGAAAACGATTTAAAAAAGAGATCCTGGAGGTCCAGTTTGAAAGTAAAAACATTGACGATATACTTAACTTAACGATCAATGATGCGATGGACTTTTTTGAATCCAAGGGACAGGATAAAATTGTACGGAAGATCAAGCCTTTACAAGATGTAGGATTGGGCTACGTAACTTTAGGACAAAGTAGTTCTACCCTATCAGGTGGAGAAGCACAGCGCATCAAACTTGCCAGTTTTCTAGTCAAAGGCACCACTAGCGATAAAACGCTATTCATCTTTGACGAACCTACAACAGGATTACACTTTCACGATATCAATAAATTACTAGACAGTTTTAATGCGTTAATTGAAAAAGGACACAGCGTCATTGTAATTGAACACAATATGGATTTAGTCAAATGTGCCGACTATGTCATTGACTTAGGACCAGAAGGCGGTGCTGAAGGTGGTTACCTTGTAGCTGCTGGAACACCGGAGGAAGTTGCCCTAGTTGAGAAGAGTTATACCGCCCCTTTTATTGCAGAAAAACTAAATTAG